The sequence TCTCCATTTATAAGAAGGACTATACGTAAGTTTATACCTTGTTCCAATAGAATATTAATTACTCTTAAAGAAGCTTTAATTCCAGAACGATCTCCATCATAAAAAAGTACAATATTTTTTGTAAATTTTTTGATCAAAAATATTTGATCTATAGTAAGTGAAATACCAGAAGAAGATACTACATTTTTTATACCAGACTGATATAAAGAAATAACATCAGTATAACCTTCTACTAGATAACAACGATCTTCTTTTAAAATGCTTTTTTTAGCTTGAAATAATCCATATAAAATTTTTCCTTTTTGAAAAATATCGCTATCAGATGAATTTATATATTTTGTATAACAGGAATAACCTGAATTAATATTCCTACCACCAAAACCGATAACTTTTCCTAAAATATTATGTATTGGAAACATCACTCGTTTACGGAAACAATCAAAACTATTATATTTTTTTATATCCTGTAAGTTCAATCCTTTTTCTTCTAAGGATTTTTCTGTAAAAATTTTACAAGATAAAGGAGCATATCCTAATTCAAATTTATGAATGATTTTTATATTAAAACCTCTTTTTTTAATTAAATATTTTAATCCAAATACTTTACCTTCTTTGGTTGAAAATAATTGATTTATAAAAAAACGTTTTGCATAATCTTGAATCAAGTATAATCTTTCATAACTTTCTTTATATTTGTGATCTATTTTTAATTTTTCATAAATTTTTATATCATATTTTTTAGATAGATAAATTAAAGATTCTACATAAGAAAAATTTTCATGTTCCATAAGAAAAGTTATAATATTTCCTCCTTTTCCAGAACTGAAATCTTTCCATATTTTTTTCGTAGGAGAAACTATAAGAGAAGGTGTTTTTTCATTAGTAAAAGGACTTAAACCTCTATAATTGATACCACTTTTTTTTAATTTTACAAAATCACCAATAACATCTTCTATACAAGAAGAAGAAAGTATTTTTTCTCTAGTTTTTTGAGAAATCATTATTTTTTTAAATATTATTTTTCATTCTATGAATTATTTTCTTTGGATTATAATTAGAAAAAATAGTAGTTCCTACTACTAATATATCTGCTCCATTTTTAAATAATAAAGAAGCATTTTCTAAATTTATACCGCCATCTACTTCTATGAGAGCAGAAGAATCTTTTTTTAATATTAAATCTTTAGTATCTTCTAATTTTTGATATGTTTGTTTAATAAACTTTTGTCCGCTAAAACCAGGATTAACACTCATTAATAAAACAAAATCAATCTCTTGAATTAGATCTTGTAAAAGATAAACTGGAGTATGCGGATTTATAGCTACACCTACCTTCATACCATATTCTTTAATAGAAAAAATAGTTTTATTTAAATGTATACAAGCTTCATAATGAATATGTAAATGATCTGCTCCAGCAGCTTTAAATTCTTTTATATATCGTTCTGGATGTAATATCATTAAATGTACATCCATTGGTTTATTAGCATATTTTTTTACATATTTAGTAAATAAAGATCCAAAAGAAATATTAGAAACAAAAGATGAATCCATAATATCAATATGGTACCAGTCTGCTTCACTTTCATTTATCATTTCTATATCACGATATAAAAAAGCTAAATCTGCTGAAAGTAAAGATGGAGCTATAATTTTTTTCATATTTTTAGAAAATAAATTTTTATTACATAATAGCTTCACTAATTCCAATCTTAGAAAAACCTCCATCATGATACAAATTTTGCATCGTAACTTTTCTTGTCAAATCTGAAAATAGTGTAATAATATAATTAGCACAATCTTGTGCAGAAGCATTTCCTAATGGAGATATTTTATCTGATAAAATAAAAAATTTTTTAAACTCTTTAATAGATTTTGCTGCTCTTGTTATACTAGGAGATTGTGATACTGTATTTACTCTAACTTTTTCTTTTATACCCCAATGATAACCAAAATTACGTGTAACACTTTCTAAATAAGATTTATAATCAGACATATCTACATAATGCGGAAAACTTCGTTGAGAAGCAATATATGTTAATGCTACAATAGAACCCCATTTATTTATAGCTTTTTTTTCCCAAGCTATTTGCATTATCTTATGGTAAGATACAGCAGATATTTCCCATCCTTTTCTAAGAAATTCGTAATTCAAAGAAGTATAATTCAATCCTTTTCGTATATTCATCGACATGGCTATAGAATGCAATAAAAAATCTATTTTTCCACCAAAATGATCTAATGTTTTATCAAATAAAATATTAATATCTTGTACAGAAGTTGCATCTGACGGAATAATTATAGACCTCGTTTTACGAGATAATTCATGAATTTTTCCAATTCTTAAAGAGGCAGGTGTATTAGTTAATACAAAAGAAGCTTTTTCTTCATAAGCTCGTTCTGCTACTTTCCAAGCAATAGAATTTTCATCTAAAGCTCCAAATATAATTCCTTTTTTTCCATTCAATAGATTGTAAGACATAGTTAAAAATATTTAACTAAAAATACCTATTTTTTGAAAAAATTTCCTTTATGTCAGATAAATAATCCAATTTTTCCCATGTGAAAAGTTCTACTTCTTTTTTTATTATATTTCCTAATGCATCTAAAAAATACTTATACACTTTTTTGGTAGTTTTTCCCATATGTCCATATACAGATGTTTCTTCATACATTGGTTGACGTAATTTTAATCTTTTTTCTATAGCATAAGGACGTAAATCAAAAATTTTTTTAATATTCAATGCAATACATTTGTTATCTATTATAGATTTACCATAATTATTCACAAAAATACCTATGGGTTCCGCTATACCTGCCGCATAAGATATTTGTATCAGAATTTCATCTGAAATTCCTGCTGCAACAAGATTTTTAGCTATGTGTCTAGCGGCATAAGCTCCAGATCTATCCATTTTAGATGAATCTTTTCCAGAAAAAGCGCCTCCTCCATGAGAACCTCTACCTCCATAAGTATCCACAATAATCTTTCTTCCCGTAAGACCAGTGTCTCCATGAGGTCCTCCAATAACAAATTTTCCTGTGGAATTAATATAATATTTTGTTTTATCTGTAAATAATTTTTTTACATTTTTTGATAGTATATTATTTTTAACTCTTGGAATAAGAATATTGATAATATCTTGAACTATACGTTTATGCATTTTTTCTTTTGTATCAAATTCATCATGTTGAGTTGAAATAACAATAGTGTTAACATGTACTGGTACATGATTTTCAGAATATTCTAAAGTAACTTGAGATTTAGCATCTGGACGCAAATAAGTCATTTTCTCTCCTTCATTCCTAATATAGGAAAGTTCTTTTAATATATGATGTGATATCTCTAATGTTAAAGGCATATAATTTTCCGTTTCTTTTACAGCATATCCAAATACAATACACTGATCTCCAGCTCCTTTATTTTTTTTATTTGAATTTTTAATTCCTTCTAATAAATCAACAGATTGTTCTTGTATAGAAGAAAGAATTCCACAAGAATCTGCATTAAATCTATACTCATTTTTAGTATATCCTATTTTTCTAAGGATATTACGAGCTATTTTTTTTACATTTACCCAAGTTATAGAGTTAACTTCTCCAGACAATATAATTTGTCCTGTAGTCACTAAAGTTTCTATAGCTACCTTTGCATCTGGATCAGACGCTAAAAAATGATCTAATATAGAGTCTGATATTTGATCCGATATTTTATCAGGATGTCCTTCTGAAACAGATTCACTAGTAAATAAATAAGACATTTTTTTAGTACTTAGTGTAGCTTCGTACACTATTTATTACCTATTTCATTTTGAATTTTAATAGATTCTTGATGCAATAATTTAAAAACTCCTTCAAGTAGTACCTCAGAAACACCTAAGTTTTTACCTAAAGTTAGGTATTTATTCATAATATTTTTCCATCTATTTGGTTGTAAAACAGATATATCTGATAATTTTTTTAAAGATCCTAATTTTTTTGAAATGTTCATCCTTTCTGATAAAAGTGTAATAATATTTTCATCTAGTTCATCTATTAAAATTCTTAGAGAATTTAAACTTTTTTTATTTTTATGTATTTTATCTACATTTATCAATTTTTTTAACATTTCTAAAAGATATTCTGGAGTAATTTGTTGTTGAGCATCACTCCAAGCACTATCAGGATTACAATGACTTTCTATCATTAAACCATCATATTGAAAATAATGATAAGCCTTTTTTGCTATATCTAAAATTCCTTCTTTATTACCACAAATATGTGAAGGGTCACATATAACGGGAATATTAGGTAATATATCCCTAAAGTTCAACAAAAGATTCCAATTAGGTTGATTACGATATTTTGGATTATTATAGGTATAGAAACCACGATGTATTACTCCTAATTTTCTTATTCCTTTAACGAATAAACGTTCTAAAGCTCCTATCCATAATTCTATATCAGGATGAATAGGATTTTTAACCAAAATAATTTGATCATTTCTTTCTACTAAAGCATCAGCTATCTCTTGAATAGTAAAAGGACTAGCTGTAGTTCTAGCACCTATCCAAAGAATATCAATATCAAAAGAAAGTGCTAATTTAACATGTTCTGAATTAGCAACTTCTGTAGAAACCATTAAACCAGTATTTTTTTTAACTTTATTAAGCCATTTTAACCCCTCTTTTCCTATTCCTTCAAAATTATTAGGTTTCGTTCTAGGTTTCCATATTCCAGCTCTAAATACTTGAATATAAGAATTATTTAATTTTCTTGCTGTTTCTAATATTTGTTGTTCACTTTCTGCACTACAAGGTCCAGATATAACTAAAGGTTTAGTTAATTGGTCTATCCAAGACCTATCTATACTATTATTCAGAATGTCTTTTTCCATCTCAATACATTATTTAATTTACACATATTTTTTATCTTTTATATCATTCGCTTTTTTCATATATTGATCTACTTTATGAAAGTTTTTATTTAGTAAATAACTACGAAATACTTCTAAATAGTCAATATATAAATCTATAGCTTGAATTAAATTTTTTCTATTAGAAATAAAAATAGGTAACCATGTTTCAGGCTTACTTTTCGCTAAACGTGTAGTAGAGTCTAATCCACTTCCTATCATTTTATTAAAAATTATTTTTTTATTTTTAAATTTTTTTAAAACTGTACTAGCTAAAGTAAAAGAAATTACATGAGGTAAATGAGATATGTAAGCAATATACAAATCATGTTCTTTAGAAGAAAGAAAACTAATTCTCATTTTCATAATAGAAAATATTTTTTTAGCAATAGAAACCGCATCTGGAGCGCTAAGTTCAGAATCACAAATAATACAATTTTTTTTATAAAAAAGATTAGAATTTGCTGAAATAGGTCCAGAATTTTCAATTCCTGCAATTGGATGTGTTGCTACAAATCTACTTCTTTTTGGATGAGATAAAACCTTATTACAAATATCATATTTAGTAGATCCAGTATCTAAAATTACTGTATCCATATTTATTTTATTAAGAATACTTGGAAGTATTTTTTCTATTACATTTACAGGAATAGATAAAATAATTATTGAAGATTGCATAACTAAATCATCTAAAGGAATTATTTCATCAATAATACCTAATTTTACAGCATGTAAAGCATTTTCTTTATTAGAGTCTATTCCTATGAATTTATCTCCAAAATTAAGTTTTCGTAATACTAAACCAATGGATCCACCTATTAATCCTAATCCTATAATTCCAATATTCATGAAAAAATTCTATTTTTTGCTTGTTCTAAAATTGTTACAGGACAACACATAGAAATCCTAACATATCCTTTTCCATTAGAACCGAATACTCTACCTGGAGTAATAAATATGCGATAATTTTTTAAAATATTATCTGACCATATACTATCATTTTTTTGATCTCCAGTTATTTTTGCCCAAACAAAGAGACCTGAACTTTCTTTCATATATTTTAATTTCAGGTAATCACATATTTTCCATATAATTTTTCTTCGTTTAAGATATTCTATATTAAGTTTTTTAAACCATTTTAAATCAAAATTCATAGCCTCCATAGCTCCAATTTGTATGGGATAATACATACCGGAATCCATTTGGCTTTTTATTTTTAGTATATTTTTAATATACTCTTTTTTTCCTATTACCATTCCAATACGCCATCCAGGCATATTGTAACTTTTGCTTAAAGAATTTAATTCCAAAGCTATATCTTTAGCTCCTTTAACATTAAAAATACTTAAAGAACGTTCTTTATTTAGTATAAAACTATAAGGATTATCGTAAATTAATAAAATACGGTTTTTTTTGCAAAAAAAAACAATTTTTTCTAATTCTTCAAAAGTTATTTTTGCTCCTGTAGGCATATGAGGATAATTAAGCCACATTATTTTTATCTTAGAAAGATTTAAATTTTCTAATAATTGGATATTAGGTATCCAATTATCTTTTTCGTAAAGATCATAATAAATAATTTCTGCTTCCAAAAGTTTGGATATAGAAGAATAAGTAGGATATCCAGGATTTGGAATTAATACCTGATTTCCTTTTTCTAAATAGGACATACTTATATGCATAATCCCTTCCTTAGATCCCATTAATGGTAAAATCTCATTTTTTGGATTTACATCCACTTGATATAATTTTTTATACCAATTAGAAATAGCATGACGTAATCCATCTATACCAACATAACTTTGATAAGTATTAGCGTGTTTCAGTTCTGAAGCTATTTTCATTTTATGTATAACTCCATTTGGAGGAAGAAGATCTGGATTTCCAATTCCTAAATTAATAACTTTTATTCCCTTTTTATCAATATCACGAATTTCTTTCATTTTTTCAGAAAAAAAATATTCCGATATTTTATGCATTTTTTTTGATTCTATAATCATTAGTATCTAATTCTACCATTTTTATATTCTCCCATAATATATAATTTATGAAGACAAGGAATTTTTTGTATACGTTTTTTCATTTTTTCGTAATCTTTTATATTATTGAATATGATATCTACATAAAAAGAATATTCCCAAGGTCTTTGTATTATAGGAATAGATTGTATTTTAGTCATATTGATTCCAATATTAGATATAAAACTCAATATTTTAGAAAGACTACCAGTTGTATGTAATATTTTAAATATTAGTGAAGCTTTATTAAAATCATTTTCTTTTTTAGAACATTTATTAATAATAAAAAATCTAGTAAAATTACTTGTAATAGTTTGTATATTTTTAGAAATTATTTCTAATCCATATTCATTAGCTGCGTTTTCAGATGCTATAGCAGCTAATCCTTTTTTTTTACATATAGAAATATATTTAGCAGCAGCAGCCGTATCTGAATATTCATATATTTTTATGTTAGGATGAGCATGTATAAATAATTCGCATTGTAAAAGAGCCATAGGATGAGAATAAATTTCTTTTATATCTTCTATATATTGTCCAGGATATGCCATTAAATGATGTTGTATTGGCATATAGACTTCCCCTACTATTTTCAAATTATATTCAGATAAAAGACTATAATTAGTTAATATAGTACCCGCTATGGAATTTTCTATAGCCATTACACCAATATCTACATTGGATTTAGCTACGGAAATAGTTAGTTCCCTAAAAGAAGAACATTCTATCAACTCATAAGTACATCCTTTAAAATATCTAGAAACGGCTGCATGATGAAAACACCCTTTTACCCCTTGTATAGCTATTTTTTTCATGAAACTAAAAAAAATTGAATTACTAGGAAAACCTGGAAAACCAGAAAGTTTCAT is a genomic window of Blattabacterium cuenoti containing:
- a CDS encoding prephenate dehydratase; this encodes MKKIAIQGVKGCFHHAAVSRYFKGCTYELIECSSFRELTISVAKSNVDIGVMAIENSIAGTILTNYSLLSEYNLKIVGEVYMPIQHHLMAYPGQYIEDIKEIYSHPMALLQCELFIHAHPNIKIYEYSDTAAAAKYISICKKKGLAAIASENAANEYGLEIISKNIQTITSNFTRFFIINKCSKKENDFNKASLIFKILHTTGSLSKILSFISNIGINMTKIQSIPIIQRPWEYSFYVDIIFNNIKDYEKMKKRIQKIPCLHKLYIMGEYKNGRIRY
- a CDS encoding pyridoxal phosphate-dependent aminotransferase yields the protein MIIESKKMHKISEYFFSEKMKEIRDIDKKGIKVINLGIGNPDLLPPNGVIHKMKIASELKHANTYQSYVGIDGLRHAISNWYKKLYQVDVNPKNEILPLMGSKEGIMHISMSYLEKGNQVLIPNPGYPTYSSISKLLEAEIIYYDLYEKDNWIPNIQLLENLNLSKIKIMWLNYPHMPTGAKITFEELEKIVFFCKKNRILLIYDNPYSFILNKERSLSIFNVKGAKDIALELNSLSKSYNMPGWRIGMVIGKKEYIKNILKIKSQMDSGMYYPIQIGAMEAMNFDLKWFKKLNIEYLKRRKIIWKICDYLKLKYMKESSGLFVWAKITGDQKNDSIWSDNILKNYRIFITPGRVFGSNGKGYVRISMCCPVTILEQAKNRIFS
- the metK gene encoding methionine adenosyltransferase; this translates as MSYLFTSESVSEGHPDKISDQISDSILDHFLASDPDAKVAIETLVTTGQIILSGEVNSITWVNVKKIARNILRKIGYTKNEYRFNADSCGILSSIQEQSVDLLEGIKNSNKKNKGAGDQCIVFGYAVKETENYMPLTLEISHHILKELSYIRNEGEKMTYLRPDAKSQVTLEYSENHVPVHVNTIVISTQHDEFDTKEKMHKRIVQDIINILIPRVKNNILSKNVKKLFTDKTKYYINSTGKFVIGGPHGDTGLTGRKIIVDTYGGRGSHGGGAFSGKDSSKMDRSGAYAARHIAKNLVAAGISDEILIQISYAAGIAEPIGIFVNNYGKSIIDNKCIALNIKKIFDLRPYAIEKRLKLRQPMYEETSVYGHMGKTTKKVYKYFLDALGNIIKKEVELFTWEKLDYLSDIKEIFSKNRYF
- a CDS encoding prephenate dehydrogenase encodes the protein MNIGIIGLGLIGGSIGLVLRKLNFGDKFIGIDSNKENALHAVKLGIIDEIIPLDDLVMQSSIIILSIPVNVIEKILPSILNKINMDTVILDTGSTKYDICNKVLSHPKRSRFVATHPIAGIENSGPISANSNLFYKKNCIICDSELSAPDAVSIAKKIFSIMKMRISFLSSKEHDLYIAYISHLPHVISFTLASTVLKKFKNKKIIFNKMIGSGLDSTTRLAKSKPETWLPIFISNRKNLIQAIDLYIDYLEVFRSYLLNKNFHKVDQYMKKANDIKDKKYV
- a CDS encoding bifunctional 3-deoxy-7-phosphoheptulonate synthase/chorismate mutase type II; translation: MEKDILNNSIDRSWIDQLTKPLVISGPCSAESEQQILETARKLNNSYIQVFRAGIWKPRTKPNNFEGIGKEGLKWLNKVKKNTGLMVSTEVANSEHVKLALSFDIDILWIGARTTASPFTIQEIADALVERNDQIILVKNPIHPDIELWIGALERLFVKGIRKLGVIHRGFYTYNNPKYRNQPNWNLLLNFRDILPNIPVICDPSHICGNKEGILDIAKKAYHYFQYDGLMIESHCNPDSAWSDAQQQITPEYLLEMLKKLINVDKIHKNKKSLNSLRILIDELDENIITLLSERMNISKKLGSLKKLSDISVLQPNRWKNIMNKYLTLGKNLGVSEVLLEGVFKLLHQESIKIQNEIGNK
- a CDS encoding enoyl-ACP reductase FabI; translated protein: MSYNLLNGKKGIIFGALDENSIAWKVAERAYEEKASFVLTNTPASLRIGKIHELSRKTRSIIIPSDATSVQDINILFDKTLDHFGGKIDFLLHSIAMSMNIRKGLNYTSLNYEFLRKGWEISAVSYHKIMQIAWEKKAINKWGSIVALTYIASQRSFPHYVDMSDYKSYLESVTRNFGYHWGIKEKVRVNTVSQSPSITRAAKSIKEFKKFFILSDKISPLGNASAQDCANYIITLFSDLTRKVTMQNLYHDGGFSKIGISEAIM
- the rpe gene encoding ribulose-phosphate 3-epimerase, with product MKKIIAPSLLSADLAFLYRDIEMINESEADWYHIDIMDSSFVSNISFGSLFTKYVKKYANKPMDVHLMILHPERYIKEFKAAGADHLHIHYEACIHLNKTIFSIKEYGMKVGVAINPHTPVYLLQDLIQEIDFVLLMSVNPGFSGQKFIKQTYQKLEDTKDLILKKDSSALIEVDGGINLENASLLFKNGADILVVGTTIFSNYNPKKIIHRMKNNI
- the dnaG gene encoding DNA primase — its product is MISQKTREKILSSSCIEDVIGDFVKLKKSGINYRGLSPFTNEKTPSLIVSPTKKIWKDFSSGKGGNIITFLMEHENFSYVESLIYLSKKYDIKIYEKLKIDHKYKESYERLYLIQDYAKRFFINQLFSTKEGKVFGLKYLIKKRGFNIKIIHKFELGYAPLSCKIFTEKSLEEKGLNLQDIKKYNSFDCFRKRVMFPIHNILGKVIGFGGRNINSGYSCYTKYINSSDSDIFQKGKILYGLFQAKKSILKEDRCYLVEGYTDVISLYQSGIKNVVSSSGISLTIDQIFLIKKFTKNIVLFYDGDRSGIKASLRVINILLEQGINLRIVLLINGEDPDSISRKYSFYQLKDFIKKNSYNFVSFKQKIYEKLHQDDPIKKSFLVLNILNSISKISSLIQKELYLQETSKILNIRQEVLIYELERIQNLNKKNLFITTIKEDQRSLSKRKNKNTILFIEEKLIQLILNYGNKIIRKKETVLERILHVFKCWNLRFSLKKNQDIFDNIQKEKIKMDLKKKNIKYYSLSKWYKKGIEVIYEEDNINRYLVDILLRYKSLYILELIRKEIILHKMKKYNNDKKTFLKRIMHLTNIKNEINKKLHRYV